A single genomic interval of Arthrobacter methylotrophus harbors:
- a CDS encoding MmpS family transport accessory protein, which yields MAKLHQRSCVHAAQDRTRFWVSSYIVGLKPSGIRRQEWGRMTENAAWADFAARLDDAQARRDAELLGLDRSYSSALATGASIDTLASRHSRYLDHRRSAQARHTEVIAGIKRDYIAAVGPDARPLPEPAPSRPPYPAPQPGTPKTTTTPNAGALRRGQQPVRLPTGWGLERKQRSLWGIAAKVIGGTAVATLVVVAALSWMSSSASKATSAASSPASSGQRLSSSRTVVYEVEGTAKVVDITMSTASGISQQSNLKVPITAKDSGERGLTVTVNPGAYVSILAQNQGSSGTVTCRITVDGTVVSTVTSSGAYTIASCSGTAY from the coding sequence TTGGCAAAACTCCATCAGCGGTCCTGTGTCCACGCGGCACAGGACCGCACCCGTTTCTGGGTGAGCTCGTATATTGTCGGGTTGAAGCCGAGCGGCATTCGCCGGCAAGAATGGGGAAGAATGACCGAGAACGCAGCCTGGGCTGATTTTGCTGCGCGTCTCGACGATGCTCAGGCACGTCGGGACGCCGAACTGCTCGGCCTTGATAGAAGCTATTCATCAGCCCTGGCAACAGGTGCTTCCATAGACACCCTCGCAAGCCGGCATTCACGTTATTTGGATCATCGCAGAAGCGCCCAGGCACGCCATACCGAGGTCATCGCCGGCATCAAGCGAGACTACATTGCGGCTGTCGGCCCCGACGCGCGACCGCTTCCGGAACCGGCCCCGTCACGGCCCCCATATCCTGCACCGCAACCCGGGACGCCAAAGACAACAACCACACCAAATGCGGGTGCTCTCCGAAGAGGCCAGCAACCAGTGCGGCTGCCGACCGGCTGGGGGTTGGAACGAAAGCAAAGGTCGCTCTGGGGAATCGCCGCCAAGGTCATCGGCGGCACGGCCGTTGCCACACTCGTGGTCGTAGCCGCCCTGTCTTGGATGAGTTCGTCCGCGTCAAAGGCCACATCCGCTGCCTCCTCCCCGGCGTCGTCAGGCCAGCGCCTTAGTTCGTCACGAACTGTCGTCTACGAGGTTGAGGGTACGGCCAAGGTTGTTGACATCACTATGTCGACCGCCTCGGGCATCTCTCAACAATCAAATCTCAAGGTTCCAATAACCGCTAAAGACAGTGGCGAACGAGGGCTTACCGTGACTGTGAATCCCGGTGCGTACGTCTCCATTCTTGCCCAGAACCAAGGATCATCCGGTACGGTGACCTGCAGGATCACCGTGGACGGCACTGTTGTTTCGACAGTCACCTCATCCGGAGCCTACACAATTGCTAGCTGCTCGGGAACCGCATATTGA
- a CDS encoding DUF4031 domain-containing protein yields the protein MSVYIDDAFIPATVGRLTSRWSHMFADSTEELVAFAMSLGLRASWIQYPGTPKEHFDVTEPKRRLAVAKGAVEITYREAALRRKRLEEELRAAAE from the coding sequence GTGAGCGTCTACATCGACGACGCTTTCATTCCGGCGACCGTCGGCCGGCTCACCAGTCGGTGGTCCCACATGTTCGCGGACAGCACGGAAGAGCTCGTTGCCTTTGCGATGTCCCTGGGACTGAGGGCGTCCTGGATTCAATACCCGGGAACACCGAAGGAGCACTTCGACGTGACCGAACCGAAGCGGCGCCTTGCCGTCGCCAAAGGCGCGGTCGAAATCACCTACCGGGAGGCGGCACTGCGCCGCAAACGCCTCGAAGAGGAACTCCGGGCAGCAGCCGAGTAG
- a CDS encoding helix-turn-helix domain-containing protein, with protein sequence MPLSIPELAKRLNINESRARLLVQSGRIRGQRVGGRWVVDELDAAQYRPGGPAGRPLSERSAWQLLLYAPNQAISGMDPVDLSPVEKHRLIQRWHRLLEAPDPLRLASSLLANRAEKVELSSSPADLPELREDPRVRPSGVSHPESGLLSSSELEAYVNRKDFDALIKDWFLVAARAGQRPNVVLHVADNVPDELPPLLIAADLAERPGVREQDAAREILRSHLHAS encoded by the coding sequence ATGCCTTTGAGTATTCCGGAACTGGCGAAGCGCCTGAATATCAACGAGAGCCGGGCGAGGCTTCTCGTCCAGTCCGGACGCATTCGCGGCCAGCGGGTCGGCGGTCGGTGGGTCGTAGACGAACTCGATGCTGCGCAATACCGACCTGGCGGTCCAGCCGGACGGCCACTGTCCGAGCGAAGTGCCTGGCAACTTCTCCTGTACGCGCCCAATCAGGCCATTAGCGGAATGGACCCCGTCGATCTTTCACCAGTCGAGAAACATCGCCTGATCCAGCGGTGGCACCGGCTTTTGGAAGCACCCGACCCTCTACGGCTTGCCTCATCCCTGCTGGCCAACCGTGCCGAAAAGGTGGAGCTCTCCTCCAGCCCGGCCGATCTTCCGGAATTGCGGGAGGATCCACGCGTGCGGCCTTCAGGTGTTTCCCACCCGGAGTCCGGGCTGCTGTCCAGCTCGGAACTCGAGGCTTACGTGAACCGCAAAGACTTCGATGCGCTGATCAAGGATTGGTTCCTTGTGGCGGCCCGGGCAGGCCAACGCCCGAATGTTGTCCTCCACGTCGCGGACAATGTTCCCGATGAGCTTCCTCCACTGCTGATTGCTGCGGATCTGGCCGAGCGCCCCGGCGTTCGTGAACAAGATGCAGCGCGCGAAATCCTGAGGAGCCACCTCCATGCCAGTTGA
- a CDS encoding ATP-grasp domain-containing protein encodes MSYEKLTVVTSARWVADDLRAAGTIDVEHSLGLDAPRLDGSTALWCSGPWAIRLLKTGIRHPFLSTGPEWLTTVPAEFLRRDVWAGTIEEMPYKGFKPKFYKLAEHKHSAVPAGLHIGRGKFQRSLFEAFDYTDGVLGLHYLGSEPMEYVREYRCFIAHGKVTAASFYMATLPGVGDSIVTITWDAYEAGRAPDASKAAAFAQTVVDAMGANQPPGYTLDVGTDADGDFSVIEANAAWSSNIYHAPSEGVIESVLASQEPGHNRWAWTPDELFLTRARPLPTGVRTNTAPVVKIVDVKTGPADESLRIHDELDN; translated from the coding sequence ATGAGCTATGAGAAGCTCACCGTCGTCACCAGCGCCCGCTGGGTTGCCGATGACCTGCGCGCCGCCGGCACCATCGACGTCGAACACTCCCTCGGCCTGGATGCACCTAGGCTCGACGGTTCAACCGCGCTCTGGTGCTCCGGTCCGTGGGCAATCCGGCTTCTCAAGACCGGCATCAGGCACCCTTTCCTGTCCACTGGCCCGGAGTGGCTGACGACCGTGCCGGCTGAATTTCTGCGCCGCGATGTATGGGCCGGAACGATCGAAGAGATGCCATACAAGGGCTTCAAGCCGAAGTTCTACAAACTTGCCGAGCATAAGCATTCTGCGGTCCCGGCGGGTCTTCACATCGGTCGCGGGAAGTTCCAGCGTTCCCTCTTTGAAGCGTTCGACTACACCGACGGTGTCTTGGGCCTTCACTATCTCGGCTCGGAGCCGATGGAGTACGTACGCGAGTACCGCTGCTTCATCGCTCACGGCAAGGTGACCGCTGCCTCCTTCTACATGGCCACGCTGCCAGGTGTCGGCGACAGCATCGTCACCATCACCTGGGATGCCTACGAGGCAGGCCGCGCCCCGGACGCTTCCAAGGCCGCAGCGTTCGCCCAGACCGTCGTTGATGCCATGGGTGCCAACCAGCCCCCGGGCTACACCCTTGACGTCGGCACGGACGCGGACGGGGACTTCTCGGTCATCGAAGCCAACGCCGCCTGGTCATCCAACATCTACCACGCACCATCTGAGGGGGTCATTGAATCCGTCCTCGCCTCCCAGGAACCTGGCCACAACCGGTGGGCGTGGACACCTGACGAGCTGTTCCTGACCCGGGCCCGGCCACTGCCCACCGGCGTCCGAACAAACACGGCGCCCGTCGTGAAGATCGTCGACGTCAAGACCGGCCCTGCCGACGAGTCCCTGCGCATTCACGACGAACTCGACAACTAG